The sequence below is a genomic window from Brachyhypopomus gauderio isolate BG-103 chromosome 5, BGAUD_0.2, whole genome shotgun sequence.
TGGCCTGAATTAAATATCTCCCAGACATCTTTTTTTTCCAGCTTAATTCTGTTGAAGTTCTTACAGGTCCTTTTGTTTGAACTGAAACCCATATCTTCCTAAGCTTTGTACAAGAAAGCAGAGGCAGAAAGCACATAGTTGCTCATGGACTGAGCTGGTTGGAGTAGGTGGTATTATTGCTGTGGAGAGGAGACATTGACCTGACATTCCCACCTTTGACATCACAAGCCCAACTTGGCTTCTGCTCAGGGTCTGTCAGTaatctctctctttatttctctgtctcagtctctgtctgtctttctctatctAGCTGTTTATCTAGCTATCTATCAAGCTCACAACTTTTGCCAAAGGGCTGTTGAAAGGAGAATCCATACCCCAGCCCCAGAGACATTCAAATGGTCTCTAGTGTCATCATAATAACATGGCACTTAGTGATGCCTTTCAGAAGAGCACGTTTCACACCAGCAAAGCCAGACTGAATCTTGTTCTAAGCATACTGCACAAAAGGGAGGAAAGAGTGGCGGCGAGCAAGCAAGGACAAAGCAGCCATCCTTTGATGCCACACGCCGAAGACAAAGCCATGACCCCCCCCTGCACGCCGGCAGGCTGTCTGCCTGAGTCATCCTCCAGCGCACTCGAGTACCCAGAGTTCCCTGCTCCCTGCAGGGCGGGGCAGACGCAGTGTCTTAGCCAGCTCCCACAGGGATGTCCGTCGCTAAACCGGTCGAGTGTGACCGAGTGTCAGTAATGCGTGAGCTGCTGTGGCCACGTTCTGTGAGGTCGACACCGTCAAGTGCTGTCCCTGTGCCTCAGAGACAACACTTTATAATGTCTTTAAGTATATTCTTCCATAACACTTGATAGGAAGTTACCCAAGCTTCTATTTATCTCTTTTTCCACAGGCACTTTTCTACCACGGATCATCTGTGTCTACAGTAGAATCCACGGTGCAGCCCATATCCTCAAAACCATCTCAAGGGCTTCAGTCATATGTGCCTGCACCTCCTCTGTGTGCCTCTGGCCCTCTGCCAAACTGCCCTGTCCTTCTGTTCCATCACAACATCAGTCGACTAACGACAGGCTCATTAATACATTTGCATTCTTCTTGATTTCTTTCCTACTTCCTGCATAACTAAGCCATCGTGAAGCTCTTTTTAACGGGCATGGAAACGCAGCTGCCCTCCCACGGAGAATCCAGGCCATGCATTAAATGTTAAGTGGACATGCGCAATCCTTATGTCACGCCTGAGCAATTCTTTCCTGCCTCTTCCCAGCTGTTGGATCAGTGCTGTCTAATGCAGCATTAATAAAAAGTAACTGAAAGGGCTTGAAAGCATGGTAGATCCAGTtactcacaccagcacactcCTCTGCTGCATAAAGCTTGTGGAATGGTCATGTCCCTCTAAACAATAATTAGGGTTGTACTGGGCATAGAGAGTGTGTGGTAcctaaatatgtgtgtgtgtgtgtgtgtgtgtgtgtgtgtgtgtgtgtgtgtgtgtgttagagagagaaacagctgaCCAAAGGCAAGAGTTACATTCACCAAGCTCACGCAGTCTTTGCATTTCAATTTACATTTGTCAAGTTGTGACTCCAGTAGACTGTAGTACTGAGCATTATCATGTCTAAGTAGACACTACATTCTCATGTCTAATGAGAAATTACATTCCAATGTCCATGGAGACATTACATTATCCTGTCTAAGGAAAAATTACATTCTCATATCATAGGAGACATTACATTCTCATATCTAAGGAGACATTATATTCCCTTGTCTAAGGAGACATTACATTTCCACGTCTAAGGAGACCTTATATTCCCAAGTCTAAGGAGACATTACATTCTCACATCTACAGAGACATTAACTTGTCCTATTTATACAGATATTATATTCCCACATCTAAAAAGACATTACATTTGCATGTCTAAGGAGACATTATATTCCCTCATCTAAGGAGACATTACATTCTCATGTCTAAGGAGACATTACATTCTCATGTCTATGGAGACACTACATTCTCATGTCTATGGAGTTATTACATTCTCACGTCTAAGGAGACATTACATGTACATTTGGATTTAGTCTTGCTGAAAATCCTATCTGCACTGCAGTGGATAAATCAGCCATGAGGCTGTGCGCAGAAGGCAGATCTTGTgctcctcatctctcctggtatctTCCTAGCACACATCATCAAAAACACACGAAGTGGTGGCAACTTCCTTCAATGCCCCATTTAACGTTTCCTCCTCTGCCGCGGCTCTAACCCTAATATTTGCTGGCTGACCTATTTCCGACAGTTTACAGATTATATTTGAACAGCCCAATATATGCATACACTTATGTATTTTGACATTTTTAGGTcatttacattttcttataTGAGGTAAAAATATATACGATTTTCACAATTTCCAAGtgtattactgtaaattgtattAACCTGTTATGTATTCCCACTTAAGTCATCTCAAACAACTGTAGGTGTCAGGGCTATTTTAGAAGGTCAGTTATatcttatttacatttacatttatggcatttggcagacgcccttatccagagcgacttacatttttatctcattttttatacaagtgagcaattgagggttaagggccttgctcaggggcacctcagtcatggcctggggatcgaacctgcgaccctccggtcacaagaccagttccctaaccgctaggccatgactgatcTTATAATCAAAGCTGCCAACTTGAAGAGGGCAGCAAAGCCCATCAACTAACCCTACAAGAAGCCATATGTGCTTTTTTAAACATAGGCTcagcaaaacacaaaacatcgAAACCGAACGTTAAAAGACAAGTTACAACCCACTCAGCTCGTCACAGTAGGACTGCTCAGCAGAATCACAGCACTCTTTAAATATTCCACGCGGGTGTTCTTCTAATATTGATCTAGGGCTTGGTCTGATAATTGAACTGTCATTATGCTCCCGTGTGTGATCTAGCATCATGTGTAAGACTACAGACTGCTGATTCATATGGCTTTGTATATgcttagatagatagatagatagatagatagatagatagatagatagatagacagacagacagacagacagacagacagacagacagatagacagatagacagatagatagatagatagatagatagatagatagatagatagatagatagattttaaATTCTAGTCATTGACTGTAATGTTTTGCAACGTGTAAAAATGCTTATATCTATCTAACGATTTGGAAACAGCAGCACGTCTTTCCATGATTGTACGTACGTTTTCGTTACTTGAAGAAGCACGTGGAGAACAGCGAGACGCGTCAAGGCATTCGCTGACGTCTTGGCATTCCAAGCGGCGCGTACATTCTCTGCGAGCCTAAAGAAAACAGCatctcagcatcactgcaacaCCGAGAGGCTGTCGGCGCTGTTGCTTGTGATAAGACTGAGATCATGTTCACGACAGACGCGGTATAGCTTCACTGCGCAAAGAAGCTTTCAGAATCAGGTCGTTGTGTAAACTTCCTACACAAACAGCGGGAAGTGGCAGAGTGGAGTGTCATTGCTCTCCGGTGACAACTGGACTGTTTTTACACCTTCCTTCTAAATAAGGAAGCAGACTGTCAGACATATGACCACCGTCCCAATTTGGGTGCTGCAAAAGCGCCCATCGCATCCCATGATCTCTCCAAGCCGTCCAATAAGGCTCTGCGACCCCCGTTTTACATGAGGAGTAACGGCGTCCCGCTGTAGTCTCATCGGAGAAGCGGCTGCAGTTTCAGCCCTCGCAGTGCGGGGCAGTACTTGCTGGCTTgcaactttctctctcttcctccctgccCTCCCCTTACTTTCTTTTACGGGACACGAGTGATGTCACATGAGGATGCGGGTGTCCGGCAAGGTGCGATAGGTTTTTGGTGAGGGGCATTCTCCGTGACCAGCTTTGCCCAGCAAGAGGCGCGGACCTGCAAAACATGCTaatcaccactatcaccaccatcaGAAGTTCTGCCGCACACTCTCCCAGTTCTGTTCTGATTTCGGGCTACTGTTTCATGCTCGAAACTCTGATCTGCCTTGCTAAAATAAGCGTGTGCCACCATGCCGAAGGAAGAAAAACAAGAAGAGCGGTATTTTTAGTGGCATTAATTTTGACCACGTGCCCCGAAGGTAAACCGGATGGCCATTGCGCAAAGGTTGCTCATCAGTATGTCCAGCGAGGCCAATACGCGCTGGCCGCGGACTGCAATTCTTCTCCTTGGCTTCCTTGCTGGGATTGTGTCATCATACTCGATTCCAAGTAGGATTAACGTAACTTCACTGGAAAAACGATGGGAGACCCTCTTCTCCCGGTCCGTACTGGGAATATCGGGGGAGAAATCGGACCTGAACTGGGAGCGGGACTATTTACTGGGCATCAAAAGAGTGCGAAGGCTGTACTGCAACGTGGGCATCGGGTTTCACCTTCAGGTCCTCCCAGACGGCAGGATAAACGGTGTACATAATGAAAATCAGTACAGTGAGTTCCATCCAGAAACGTAATGCAATAAATGACCTTTTGTGAATAACAGCGACGTAATGGGTTTGATGGCTTTAGGTATTATTATTGAGATTTGATACGTTGTGTAAATAGATTTAAATGTCTCATCAAGCAAATACAAATCTATTAAAAACACCAGTATCCATTAAGTGCTAAGTATCTGTCCTGGCTAAAACATGACATGAATGCTTAGACGCATATAGACGCCAACTTATTTTTACACCGACTCCTTCTGCGTCCCAAAAGCGGTTTGCCATGCACGCCGGaaagtgcgcgtgtgagagATGTTCATTTAGATGGTGATGTtttgcattgttttttttttaacaaagccCGTGCATCCCAAATCGCCACCTGCAAGGTTCCACCCACCGCAGTACGGTGCATGCCATTGTTTCTTCTTTCATATTGATAACAGTGTAGGTACGACCCAGTTCGTTTGTATAacatggtgttttgtttgattaGGTTTGATAGAGATTTCTACGGTGGAACGAGGAGTGGTTAGTCTGTACGGTGTGAAAAGCGAGGTCTTTGTCGCAATGAACAGCAAAGGAAGGTTATACGGAACGGTAGGTGCGCGCAACTATATTCGCAATCCAGTCTGCATCCTGCATCCATAAGACAAACCAAGGATGTGTTTCTGAGTGCttctgaaactaggactactgTGTAAAATTGATCATGGTTAATGTATTCCTTATTCCTTATAACTGTTTCATTTCTCGGTAGACTTCATAAACATATATCTCATACGACCTGAATGGGAAACACAGAGATGCACTTCTGTAATTAATGCATATGTTAAAATTATGTACTGCGGGTTGGCGAGATCAGTGACCAGGGGCAGGGGTGTTACCACGTGCAGATATTATACATTAAGACATTTTGGTCAGCAGGTCCATGCAATGAGTCTGTAATATCTTTCAAGAAGCCATAGGTAGGATAGGTTTATGGGAATTTTTAAATGCCAGCAGGACTGCGTTTTGCAGTTTTGGAACTGATCTCTGTTCATTGTTGGCAAAGGCATCTGGATCTGGGCAGTGACAAGACAAACtctgaaagtttttttttctataagGACACCTCTAAACTTGCATTTTATATGTATTTTCTTTGAGGCTTTATGCTAACTGCTCGCAATAGCACGGGTAAAAGTTTTCATGCTCTTTACGTAATAGGCCTAAGCCACTCGGTGCAACTGAACGATGGTCCCTTTGTTGGCACACGCGTCCGTGTAAGATAACAGtcactctagttgtgaataAAAGATATAATGATAAAGGTAACCATCAATTAATAATAACTGTGATGCTGAAACGACAGAAACGTAGACGCACGGACCTATTTTTTCTGGGGGAccgactttttcaaaagccggttttggtcccccccagtttttacggttaaaaccaaatatttaaatagcgacgaatccatgtcccccccacttttgaaatcaaaattacgtccatgcgtAGACGTGCGGGACACATAAATTGAGATTTTTGGTGAGCAGTTGACAAATTGTATAGGCTATCAGTTTCGTTCACTTTTGCACAAACGTTTCAGGGATTACTTGAACTTTGTTAACGGAGTTAATCTGTTGATGCTGAAAGTCAGATAATAATTACATATAATGAGAATTTCTGATCTTTCTAAAAGAGACTTTCTGGATATTAATAGGTTGGATATTAATGGTTTTTCTCAGTGAGATTCCAAGAAACCAATGCTGTCTTTCCAAATGAGGGTCCTAAAAACTATAAATACCATAAAGCTTTTTTGCAGCCAGCTCCTTAGAATCTGTTGGACAAAATGCTTTTTGGTGGTCACAGGTTCTGCTGCTAGAAGTAGGCCTATAATCACAAGAGTAGCTGTACCCAAACATGTGAAGTGCTTTGAAAACGGGACTCTGCTGTCTGgatttttatttactttttttttgatACTGTATGTCTAGCAGGAATATGGCTAAGGAGTTATTGGACGTATGTTAAGGCAATTGCAAATTTCGTGTTTCGTGTTCCTCTTCAAGAAGCCAGTGTAAAAATTCCAATCTATACCTGTGCTTGTGCAGACTACATGGAGACCAGAGCATGGAAAAAACCTACTTCTAGGCTGGTATTCAGAAAATTCTTAACGTTTCAAGCCTCATCTTCTGTTGTTATTACATCAGAAGAGGTCTTCTTTACCTTTACATGTTTGTCTATATACAGTAGACAAACGTTCGTTTAGAggaattttaatattttacatttcttCATCACTTGCAGAAGTTAAATAAGACATTGATCAGTATAATATAGGAGATCATATGACGGCTTCTTGGCGCCTAAGATGGCGTTTGTGTGAAACTCTAATGACTGTAGTAGTTTTGTGTTACATACGCCACCAGTTCCGTGTTATCTAccctaaaatattttttttgcacAAGGCTAGTTTATACTGAGAAAGTGAAACAAAAAACGAATTACACCACAATCCTTTCCAATAACGCCCAGCTCTGGACGCAAAGTCCCTGTGCGCGCGTAACGTTGCGTAAACGTGACCGCGTTTACCAGCGCGCGCTGGCCTTGCGCCTCTGCGCGGGGGCCTCTGATCTCCTTTTGTCTCTTCTCTTTCAGCCCACTTTTAATCACGAGTGCAAGTTCAAGGAGACATTGCTGCCAAACAACTACAACGCCTACGAGTCTTTCGTTTACAAGGGATTCTACATCGCCCTCAGCAAGCACGGCCGAGCGAAGAGAGGCAGCAAAGCCAATCCCTCTATGACAGTCACGCACTTCCTGCCGCGAATATGAGCGGGTAACCGATAATAGCGCTATTGTTTTTGCACACGTGGATGCTCCCTCACAGAAGAGATTTGAAATCATATAATACCTAAAAAACTAAGGGGAGTGCAAGAACACCACTACAATAGTATTTATTCTTgtctttatatatgtatatgtatatttcGATAgctaaaatttttttttgagaACTTACATATGTAGGCCTACCATTTTTGCTGCTTTTTTCTTTTATCTCGTCTGGATTTGGCGGTACCTGTCCATTCGCCTCACCTGAGTGCTTATCGGGAGGGGTCGTAACACTGGAACGGACGGCAGATGTCCTTATCCTCTTTAAACAGTGAAGTGATATTTTGTATTACCTCAGAACCCCTCTATGGGTATAAAGGATGCACAGACATTTGCAAACAATATGTAaatttttgtttccttttttcttttttggttcgAGCCAACTTAACCTTAAGGTTGGTTTATCATTAGGATATATACATctatttttgctttgttttgtttctttcgtCTAGTTTTCTCACCGTGGAAACATGAGAGCGCTTAAAGTGACGCAGATCCCTTTCTGCAGCTGAGGTGCCTTGGCTTGCTTCCATGCCTCCCCTTTAACGTGCATTCTCCGAACACCCCGGGGAGTCAGAAATAGGGCTGACATGCAAGCCAGGGCCCTGCAGGGACTCTCCCCCACAAGGGCCAGCCAAGGGGGGGTAGGACGTGGGGTGGTGAATCTCAACTTCATTTTGCTTTTCTTTGGCCAGAGGACACACGGGCCACTCAAGGCTGAGTAGAAGAGTGTGACCTGCTCTGGATCACTGATGATAATGTAAAAGCCAAAGGCTCCTGTCTCCTGATTTACTGTCGTATCTCAGCTGCTCCATGCTAGCTTACAAAAAATATGGTGACACAGTATCTTTTCCGGCACAGTGTGCCCAATCATCGCGTTGGGTCTGGTGTACCATTTACTTGTGCACTTTAGTTTCAGATGTTTTTGGAACTGAAGAAAAGTTTTTGTAGttaagaaacaaaatacagGGGAACTTATGCAATCGCATACTAAAAATATTTCTGTCCATGAACTGAGACACCACTGGTAAATTATGACACAATGCCTGTCAGTGGTATGGCTGATGAGATGATGACACGTAGTTAAGTAAGCTTTTTGCATAGTACGTATGTGGGTATGCTAAATCAATAAAAATGCTGTACATACTGGTAGCTTTGCCGAAACGAAAAGCAGGGAGCGATAAGATGAACGTTTCGCTGCTAATGAGGGAAAACGTGCTTTGGGTTGCACAAAGATGAAGTAGATGTTGGTGTCTGCTGTTTGGGGTGGGGTTAGGCGTGTGCATGGGTGCAGGACTTATTATATTTATTCACATGTTTGAGGGGTgcttatgtgtgagtgtgtgctgcgtgtgtgtgtgtgagttggggagagctgtgtgtgtgtgtgtgtgtgtgtgatggggaggagtgTGAGATGGGCAGAGCTCACGCTCTCTGCTGCTGCAGCACTGCAGTGCCTCGGGGAACTGTAACAGCTCCCTCTGATACAGGCTGCTGGCAGGACAGGGTTGCCATGGCACGGCGCTCAAACGGAGGGACGGCTGCAATCCCATCCCAAGTCAGGGTGTGCCCACCTTCAACTTCAAGGAGCGGTCCCCTTCAAAGGGAACTGGGAAGGAATGGCACTACTTTACCACGGAGAGACACTTGTGCAATGCTGTGGCCGGATTGTTTGTTCATTCTGCTGCAAGAATGTGTCTCTCGTCCAGCACGGTGGGGGCAGGGGCGGGGGTAGGAGGGCAGCTTCCCAAATACCTGAACCGAAGCTCGGCCGCGTGCGTCGGGCCGCCCTGCGCAGTTATTCCTGTAAAAACGCCACCGCATACCGAGGCCTTCAGATTCCAGCGGTAACCCGAGGGCCGTCTGCTCCGGGTACCAGCTCATTTTTAGTTCAGGGCCTGGGCCGCCAACGAGCCCGTAACCCTGACACACCATGGGAGGACCAAGCTTGTCCAGGTGCCCGTGCTCCGTGTTACCTTCACCTTCGCCACATGGCCTTTCCCCCCTTCACCAACCCAGGTTCATCTCCACTTCCACTTTGCAGCCCCCCTGCAGGGCAGCATGGACTAGTGCTGGTGGGGCGGTGGCTCAGCTGGGTGAGGGTCTGGGTACTTCATGGCCCTGGCTGTGGACACACCTGGGTGGAGTGCTCTGGGTGGCCCTTGCTAATTCCTCATTGAAGCTTCGACCATGACGCACAGGGCCTGGCGCCAGTCCTGATGGTGCCACCCTGCACAGGCCCCTTGCCTGCACTGCTATTCATATTGCATGCAGAGGAGGACGTGTgtccctgttcctgtccctgtctTTCTGCAGGCTGCTCTTTTCCTCCTACTGCCCTGTACGACTGCAGGCTTCAGGTCGCTCTCTGGGGAGGGGAACGCAAAGCTGAGTGACTCCACTGCGCTGCCACGCACTTTATGCACTGTGTTTAACCTTTGTTATGTCCTTGATGACTGTTGGGGTTTTTATGTGCACCATTAAgattgatgctaatgttataggACTGTCAATATAAGATGTAATTTAAAGCTTAGTTTTGGACAGAACTCATTTGGAATTGATATTTCCATGTCCATACCTGTCCTTATTAATGTGCATCCACAAAACCAATCTGGTGAAGTCTGGTTAGTGCCATTGGAAGATTTAAGCGGTTTCTTTAAATTAAaatttgtatttattaaaaggCTTTAAATAGTAACCATCATATGGGCTAAACCTCCCTCTGAAAAATGTATTTGATAAAATCATCATAATGTAATTGAGCATGTTATGATCACCGGTATGAATCATTGAGTTCTTTCCCAAAGTCAGCTAAGCCTGTAATTGCAGTTGCAGTTGCCTGTAATTGCAGATTTTGGCAAACTTCCTCTACAATGGGAAACTGTCAGTACTGTTACATATGAGATGGTAAT
It includes:
- the fgf6b gene encoding fibroblast growth factor 6b, yielding MAIAQRLLISMSSEANTRWPRTAILLLGFLAGIVSSYSIPSRINVTSLEKRWETLFSRSVLGISGEKSDLNWERDYLLGIKRVRRLYCNVGIGFHLQVLPDGRINGVHNENQYSLIEISTVERGVVSLYGVKSEVFVAMNSKGRLYGTPTFNHECKFKETLLPNNYNAYESFVYKGFYIALSKHGRAKRGSKANPSMTVTHFLPRI